A genomic stretch from Peromyscus eremicus chromosome 6, PerEre_H2_v1, whole genome shotgun sequence includes:
- the LOC131912644 gene encoding probable transmembrane reductase CYB561D1 isoform X1, with protein sequence MQPEEVGLVPAPAREPRLTRWLRRGSGILAHLIALGFTIFLIVLSRPGTSLFSWHPVFMALAFCLCMAEAILLFSPEHSLFFFCSRKTRIRLHWAGQTMTILCALLGLGFIISSKIRSELSHLASWHSWAGALTLLATGGQALCGLGLLCPRAARVSRVARLKLYHLTCGLVVYLMATVTVLLGMYSVWFQAQIKGAAWYLCLALPVYPALVIMHQISSAYLPRKKVEM encoded by the exons ATGCAGCCCGAGGAGGTAGGTCTGGTTCCGGCTCCAGCGAGGGAGCCGAGACTGACCCGCTGGCTGCGGAGAGGCAGTGGGATCTTGGCGCACCTGATAGCTTTGGGCTTCACCATCTTTCTGATTGTGCTGTCCCGGCCAGGAACCA GTCTTTTCTCCTGGCACCCTGTGTTCATGGCCTTGGCG TTCTGTCTCTGCATGGCTGAAGCCATCCTGCTCTTCTCGCCTGAGCACTCCCTGTTCTTCTTCTGCTCTCGAAAGACCCGGATCCGACTCCACTGGGCAGGGCAGACCATGACCATCCTCTGTGCTCTCCTGGGCTTGGGCTTCATTATCTCCAGCAAGATCCGCAGTGAGCTGTCCCATCTGGCATCCTGGCATAGCTGGGCAGGAGCGCTGACACTGCTGGCCACTGGGGGACAAGCACTGTGTGGGCTTGGCCTCCTCTGTCCACGGGCAGCCCGGGTCTCCAGGGTGGCTCGCCTCAAGCTCTACCATCTGACATGTGGCCTGGTTGTCTACTTGATGGCTACAGTAACCGTGCTCTTGGGCATGTACTCAGTGTGGTTCcaggcccagattaaaggtgcagCCTGGTACCTGTGCCTGGCACTACCAGTGTACCCGGCCCTGGTGATCATGCACCAGATCTCCAGCGCCTACTTGCCAAGGAAGAAAGTGGAAATGTGA
- the LOC131912644 gene encoding probable transmembrane reductase CYB561D1 isoform X2: MALAFCLCMAEAILLFSPEHSLFFFCSRKTRIRLHWAGQTMTILCALLGLGFIISSKIRSELSHLASWHSWAGALTLLATGGQALCGLGLLCPRAARVSRVARLKLYHLTCGLVVYLMATVTVLLGMYSVWFQAQIKGAAWYLCLALPVYPALVIMHQISSAYLPRKKVEM; the protein is encoded by the exons ATGGCCTTGGCG TTCTGTCTCTGCATGGCTGAAGCCATCCTGCTCTTCTCGCCTGAGCACTCCCTGTTCTTCTTCTGCTCTCGAAAGACCCGGATCCGACTCCACTGGGCAGGGCAGACCATGACCATCCTCTGTGCTCTCCTGGGCTTGGGCTTCATTATCTCCAGCAAGATCCGCAGTGAGCTGTCCCATCTGGCATCCTGGCATAGCTGGGCAGGAGCGCTGACACTGCTGGCCACTGGGGGACAAGCACTGTGTGGGCTTGGCCTCCTCTGTCCACGGGCAGCCCGGGTCTCCAGGGTGGCTCGCCTCAAGCTCTACCATCTGACATGTGGCCTGGTTGTCTACTTGATGGCTACAGTAACCGTGCTCTTGGGCATGTACTCAGTGTGGTTCcaggcccagattaaaggtgcagCCTGGTACCTGTGCCTGGCACTACCAGTGTACCCGGCCCTGGTGATCATGCACCAGATCTCCAGCGCCTACTTGCCAAGGAAGAAAGTGGAAATGTGA
- the Atxn7l2 gene encoding ataxin-7-like protein 2, with amino-acid sequence MAVRERAVAAMAALERRVPSLDDFAGQSWSSWVERADLPAADGAELEESSKNMKKLDAMTLIKEDMSIFGHCPAHDDFYLVVCNHCSQVVKPQAFQKHCERRHGPLSKLYARAPPPPPAPASSQKCHVVNGQGPACRAPGPTKTSSREKGQGSRSRGHQPPEKTQKDNLCLFVPVVNLEKMSSLPKPDGHGVRVAPPSAFLSQPGGLPKDSPGKVPTAPSPKEPPGRENIELIPGEGSSHRAEGSPPEKEPSGARLPPKTHRKMARKEFDLNRQCGVINPETKKICTRLLTCKIHSVHQRREVPGRTKDFDVLVAELKASSRKGESPKEKSPGRKEPALERPAQEPPSAVQGGAAVAAPNTTSARSKQAYPYCALPRSQASSESEVDDEGPCGGDGDPGLFPFPLPRGGAQASSEESEEEGTSDDLHLPPDCHYATRPPRPQAFCTFGSRLVSPGCYVFSRRLDRFCSALSSMLERHLSSHMWKKIPPAAEPPSHLVSPSLSDPLSPSSMGSCPRLPGPPLRPACPASIPPIKDSLVPSYPAGSPSVAAACSQAECMGGSQAITSPLPANTPSPSFSKLPPSKASKSSKGKEGVEMEAPSRKRKLSPGPTTFKRTCILEPPGKGKPSGCRGLSAKTKTTLSMGLNGTVGPRVKRAGPLDCRGSPHSSPIPVKASQLENRGAAGHPAKVLPTNCLSEEEVAKKRKNLATYCRPVKAKHCQAGVPPDGTCSVRRKKPGPALAFEEKCSTLKSKAH; translated from the exons GGGCTGAACTGGAGGAGAGTAGCAAAAACATGAAGAAGTTGGACGCCATGACCCTCATTAAAGAAG ACATGTCCATCTTCGGGCACTGCCCTGCCCATGATGACTTCTATTTGGTTGTATGTAACCACTGCAGCCAGGTGGTGAAGCCTCAAGCCTTCCAGAAGCATTGCG AAAGAAGACATGGGCCCCTCAGCAAGCTTTATGCCcgggccccacccccacctccagccccTGCCAGCTCTCAGAAATGCCATGTAGTGAATGGGCAGGGCCCAGCTTGTAGAGCCCCAGGTCCCACCAAAACCTCCTCCAGGGAGAAGGGCCAGGGGTCCCGGAGCCGTGGCCATCAGCCTCCTGAGAAGACCCAGAAGGACAACCTCTG CCTTTTCGTGCCTGTGGTGAATCTGGAGAAGATGTCCAGTCTCCCGAAGCCTGATGGACATGGAGTCAGGGTGGCTCCACCCTCTGCTTTCCTCAGTCAGCCAGGAGGCCTCCCCAAGGACTCCCCTGGAAAAGTCCCCACGGCCCCCTCTCCTAAAGAACCTCCTGGCAGAGAGAACATCGAGTTAATCCCTGGTGAGGGCTCCAGTCACCGGGCCGAAGGCAGCCCCCCGGAGAAGGAGCCCAGTGGAGCCAGGCTGCCTCCTAAAACCCACCGAAAGATGGCTC GTAAAGAGTTTGACCTCAACAGGCAGTGTGGGGTCATAAATCCAGAGACCAAGAAGATCTGTACACGCCTATTGACCTGCAAG ATCCACTCAGTGCACCAACGCAGGGAGGTCCCAGGCAGGACCAAGGACTTTGATGTGCTAGTGGCTGAACTGAAAGCCAGCTCTCGCAAGGGAGAGTCTCCCAAGGAGAAGAGCCCAGGACGAAAAGAACCAGCTCTCGAGCGCCCCGCCCAGGAGCCTCCCTCTGCTGTCCAGGGTGGGGCCGCAGTAGCTGCCCCCAACACCACCTCTGCTCGTTCTAAGCAGGCCTACCCATACTGTGCGCTTCCCAG GTCCCAGGCCTCCTCTGAGAGTGAGGTGGATGATGAAGGTCCCTGTGGTGGTGATGGGGATCCAGGCCTatttcccttccctctgccccGGGGTGGGGCCCAGGCCTCCAGtgaggagagtgaggaggaggggacaTCTGATGACCTCCACCTTCCCCCTGACTGCCATTATGCCACCCGGCCACCTAGGCCACAGGCG TTTTGCACATTTGGAAGCCGGCTGGTGAGCCCAGGATGCTATGTGTTTAGCCGCCGGCTGGACCGGTTTTGCTCAGCACTCAGCTCCATGCTGGAACGGCACCTCAGCTCACACATGTGGAA GAAGATCCCACCAGCGGCTGAACCTCCATCCCATCTTGTCAGTCCCTCCTTATCTGATCCCCTGAGTCCATCCTCTATGGGCAGCTGCCCCCGACTTCCAGGCCCGCCCCTTCGCCCTGCCTGCCCAGCCTCCATACCCCCCATCAAGGACAGCCTTGTCCCTAGCTACCCTGCAGGCTCCCCCAGCGTCGCAGCTGCCTGCAGCCAGGCAGAGTGCATGGGCGGGAGCCAGGCTATTACCTCACCACTGCCTGCCAACACTCCATCTCCGTCCTTCAGCAAGCTGCCACCTTCCAAGGCCAGCAAGTCCTCCAAAGGCAAGGAAGGGGTGGAGATGGAGGCCCCTTCTCGAAAGCGGAAGTTATCCCCTGGCCCTACCACTTTCAAACGGACCTGCATCCTGGAGCCTCCTGGAAAAGGCAAACCCTCTGGCTGTCGGGGTCTCTCAGCCAAGACTAAAACAACCCTGAGCATGGGGCTAAATGGAACAGTGGGGCCAAGAGTGAAAAGAGCAGGTCCCCTGGACTGTCGGGGTTCCCCTCATTCATCCCCCATACCAGTCAAGGCCTCTCAGCTAGAGAACCGGGGAGCGGCTGGACACCCAGCCAAGGTCCTGCCAACCAACTGCCTCTCTGAGGAGGAGGTAGCCAAGAAGCGGAAAAACCTGGCCACTTACTGCCGGCCAGTCAAGGCCAAGCACTGTCAGGCCGGTGTCCCTCCTGATGGGACCTGCTCTGTGCGTCGCAAGAAGCCAGGTCCAGCCCTGGCCTTTGAGGAGAAGTGCTCTACACTGAAG TCAAAAGCCCATTAA
- the Amigo1 gene encoding amphoterin-induced protein 1 isoform X1, whose translation MQPQRDLPGLWLLLLSLFLLLFEVAKAGRAVVSCPANCLCASNILSCSKQQLPNVPQSLPSYTALLDLSHNNLSRLRAEWTPTRLINLHSLLLSHNHLNFISSEAFVPVPNLRYLDLSSNHLHTLDEFLFSDLQALEVLLLYNNHIVVVDRYAFEDMAQLQKLYLSQNQISRFPLELIKDGHKLPKLMLLDLSSNKLKKLPLTDLQKLPAWVKNGLYLHNNPLECDCKLYQLFSHWQYRQLSSVMDFQEDLYCVHSKKLHNVFNLDFFNCSEYKESAWEAHLGDTLTITCDTKQQGMTKVWVTPSNEQVLNQGANGTVTVSKDGSLHFKKVQVEDGGVYTCYAMGETFNETLSVELKVYNFTLHGHHDTLNTAYTTLVGCILSVVLVLIYLYLTPCRCWCRGVEKPSSHQGDSLSSSMLSTTPNHDPMAGGDKDDGFDRRVAFLEPAGPGQGQNGKLKPGNTLPVPEATGLFLPLCIPGWQTSEPMGSITRQ comes from the exons ATGCAACCCCAGCGTGACCTGCCAggcctctggctcctgctgcTCTCCTTGTTCCTGCTTCTCTTTGAGGTAGCCAAGGCCGGCCGAGCTGTGGTTAGCTGTCCCGCCAACTGCCTGTGCGCCAGCAACATCCTCAGCTGCTCCAAGCAGCAGCTGCCCAATGTGCCCCAATCtttacccagctacacagcactTCTGGACCTCAGCCACAACAACTTGAGCCGGCTCCGGGCCGAGTGGACCCCCACCCGTCTGATTAATCTGCACTCCCTGCTGCTGAGCCATAACCACCTGAACTTCATCTCCTCCGAGGCCTTTGTCCCAGTACCCAACCTGCGGTACCTGGACCTCTCCTCCAACCATCTTCACACGCTGGATGAGTTCCTGTTCAGCGATCTGCAGGCACTGGAAGTGCTTCTGCTCTACAATAACCACATCGTGGTGGTGGACCGCTATGCCTTCGAGGACATGGCCCAGTTGCAGAAACTCTACTTGAGCCAGAATCAGATCTCTCGCTTCCCTCTGGAACTGATCAAGGATGGCCACAAATTACCCAAACTTATGCTCTTGGATCTGTCGTCCAACAAGCTGAAGAAGTTGCCTCTGACCGACCTGCAGAAATTGCCAGCATGGGTCAAGAACGGGCTGTACCTGCACAACAACCCCCTGGAATGTGACTGCAAGCTCTACCAGCTCTTTTCGCACTGGCAGTACCGGCAGCTGAGTTCCGTGATGGACTTCCAGGAGGATCTCTACTGCGTGCATTCCAAGAAGCTGCACAACGTCTTCAATCTGGATTTCTTCAATTGCAGCGAGTACAAGGAAAGTGCCTGGGAGGCTCATCTGGGAGATACCTTGACCATCACGTGTGATACCAAACAGCAAGGGATGACCAAAGTGTGGGTGACACCGAGCAATGAACAGGTGCTAAATCAGGGGGCCAATGGCACAGTGACTGTGTCCAAGGATGGcagtcttcattttaaaaaggtGCAGGTGGAGGATGGGGGGGTGTATACCTGCTACGCCATGGGGGAGACTTTCAATGAGACACTGTCTGTGGAGTTGAAAGTGTACAACTTCACCTTGCACGGACACCATGATACCCTGAACACAGCCTATACCACCCTGGTGGGCTGTATCCTCAGTGTGGTCCTGGTCCTCATATACTTGTACCTCACCCCTTGCCGCTGCTGGTGTCGGGGTGTGGAGAAGCCTTCCAGCCATCAAGGGGATAGCCTCAGCTCTTCCATGCTCAGTACCACACCCAACCATGATCCGATGGCTGGTGGGGACAAGGATGATGGTTTTGACCGGCGGGTGGCCTTCCTGGAACCTGCTGGACCCGGGCAGGGTCAAAATGGCAAACTCAAGCCAGGCAACACTCTGCCGGTGCCCGAGGCAACAG GACTCTTCCTCccactgtgtataccaggctggcaaACCTCAGAGCCAATGGGCTCTATAACTAGACAATGA
- the Amigo1 gene encoding amphoterin-induced protein 1 isoform X2, which translates to MQPQRDLPGLWLLLLSLFLLLFEVAKAGRAVVSCPANCLCASNILSCSKQQLPNVPQSLPSYTALLDLSHNNLSRLRAEWTPTRLINLHSLLLSHNHLNFISSEAFVPVPNLRYLDLSSNHLHTLDEFLFSDLQALEVLLLYNNHIVVVDRYAFEDMAQLQKLYLSQNQISRFPLELIKDGHKLPKLMLLDLSSNKLKKLPLTDLQKLPAWVKNGLYLHNNPLECDCKLYQLFSHWQYRQLSSVMDFQEDLYCVHSKKLHNVFNLDFFNCSEYKESAWEAHLGDTLTITCDTKQQGMTKVTLPPTVYTRLANLRANGLYN; encoded by the exons ATGCAACCCCAGCGTGACCTGCCAggcctctggctcctgctgcTCTCCTTGTTCCTGCTTCTCTTTGAGGTAGCCAAGGCCGGCCGAGCTGTGGTTAGCTGTCCCGCCAACTGCCTGTGCGCCAGCAACATCCTCAGCTGCTCCAAGCAGCAGCTGCCCAATGTGCCCCAATCtttacccagctacacagcactTCTGGACCTCAGCCACAACAACTTGAGCCGGCTCCGGGCCGAGTGGACCCCCACCCGTCTGATTAATCTGCACTCCCTGCTGCTGAGCCATAACCACCTGAACTTCATCTCCTCCGAGGCCTTTGTCCCAGTACCCAACCTGCGGTACCTGGACCTCTCCTCCAACCATCTTCACACGCTGGATGAGTTCCTGTTCAGCGATCTGCAGGCACTGGAAGTGCTTCTGCTCTACAATAACCACATCGTGGTGGTGGACCGCTATGCCTTCGAGGACATGGCCCAGTTGCAGAAACTCTACTTGAGCCAGAATCAGATCTCTCGCTTCCCTCTGGAACTGATCAAGGATGGCCACAAATTACCCAAACTTATGCTCTTGGATCTGTCGTCCAACAAGCTGAAGAAGTTGCCTCTGACCGACCTGCAGAAATTGCCAGCATGGGTCAAGAACGGGCTGTACCTGCACAACAACCCCCTGGAATGTGACTGCAAGCTCTACCAGCTCTTTTCGCACTGGCAGTACCGGCAGCTGAGTTCCGTGATGGACTTCCAGGAGGATCTCTACTGCGTGCATTCCAAGAAGCTGCACAACGTCTTCAATCTGGATTTCTTCAATTGCAGCGAGTACAAGGAAAGTGCCTGGGAGGCTCATCTGGGAGATACCTTGACCATCACGTGTGATACCAAACAGCAAGGGATGACCAAAGT GACTCTTCCTCccactgtgtataccaggctggcaaACCTCAGAGCCAATGGGCTCTATAACTAG